In a single window of the Bacillus clarus genome:
- a CDS encoding DUF4097 family beta strand repeat-containing protein: MKKILLVAIACIIIGVIGISQTYTKAVDAVEKGDKEKVITNETIKSLDVKLDAGDIIVQKSQDSSFYVKQSGDLKRQKVSIAEDGETLKVQGEVEKGISLDFSFLSFGLKTPTLTVVVPERVYKELKINSSAGKIEVNEVKSDYVSVGTLGGDVDLERITAKKVEGSSEAGAVKLKKVIGKVIAQTTSGDVDVIDHDSKYDVEASSTAGDVDIRLLEKPQDAVITGKTFAGKVRIFNEENRDMKIGNGDVKISGKTSAGDVTIEAD, from the coding sequence ATGAAAAAAATATTGTTAGTAGCGATCGCTTGTATCATTATTGGAGTAATCGGTATATCACAAACGTATACGAAAGCAGTAGATGCTGTAGAAAAGGGGGATAAAGAGAAGGTTATTACAAATGAAACGATCAAAAGCTTAGATGTCAAATTAGATGCTGGAGATATTATTGTTCAAAAATCTCAAGACTCTTCTTTCTATGTAAAGCAATCAGGAGATTTAAAAAGACAAAAGGTTAGTATTGCGGAAGATGGTGAGACATTAAAAGTTCAAGGGGAAGTTGAAAAAGGTATTTCGTTAGATTTTTCATTTTTGTCGTTCGGATTAAAAACTCCTACACTGACTGTTGTTGTACCTGAGCGTGTATATAAAGAATTGAAGATAAATTCATCGGCTGGGAAAATAGAAGTAAATGAGGTGAAGAGTGATTATGTAAGTGTGGGGACGCTTGGTGGAGATGTGGATTTGGAGCGAATAACAGCTAAGAAGGTTGAGGGATCTTCTGAAGCGGGTGCTGTGAAATTGAAAAAAGTAATCGGTAAAGTTATAGCACAAACAACAAGCGGAGATGTTGATGTTATTGATCATGATTCTAAGTATGATGTGGAGGCAAGTTCAACCGCGGGTGATGTTGATATTCGTCTGTTAGAGAAACCTCAAGATGCGGTTATTACAGGAAAAACATTTGCAGGGAAAGTACGAATTTTCAACGAAGAGAATAGGGATATGAAA